ACTGGCCTGCTGACTTCGGCCACTACGGCGGTCTGTTCGTCCGTATGGCCTGGCACAGCGCTGGTACATACCGTGTCATGGACGGCCGCGGAGGCGGTGGCCAAGGCCAGCAGCGCTTTGCCCCCCTCAACAGCTGGCCTGACAATGTCTCCCTCGACAAGGCCCGCCGCCTGTTGTGGCCTATCAAGCAGAAGTATGGCAACAAGATTTCGTGGGCTGACCTTATGTTGCTCACCGGAAACGTCGCACTCGAGGACATGGGATTCAAGACTTTTGGCTTTGCGGGTGGCCGTCCCGACACCTGGGAGGCTGACGAATCCACATACTGGGGTGGCGAGACAACCTGGTTGGGCAACGAGGTCCGATACTCTTCGGGCAACGAGGGTCACAAGGAGTCGGGCGTCATCGACGGCTCCGAGTCCAAGAAGGGCCACAAAGATATTCACACACGCGACCTGGAGAAGCCTGTGTCAGCTGCCCACATGGGTCTGATCTACGTCAACCCAGAGGGCCCTGATGGAATCCCGGATCCGGTTGCTGCCGCACGGGATATCCGCACTACCTTTAGCCGCATGGCCATGAACGACGAGGAGACCGTCGCTCTGATTGCAGGCGGTCACACTGTGGGCAAGACTCACGGTGCTGCACCCTCTGACAATGTCGGTCCCGAGCCCGAGGCTGCCCCTATCGAGAACCAGGGTCTTGGCTGGTCCAACAAGCACGGTTCCGGCAAGGGCCCTGACACCATCACCAGTGGTCTGGAGGTCATCTGGACCAAGGAGCCCGCCAAGTTTACCATGAACTACCTTGAGTACCTCTTTAAATACGAGTGGGAGCTCACAAAGAGCCCTGCTGGTGCCAACCAGTGGGTTGCCAAGAATGCTGAGGAGTTTATTCCTGATGCTTTCGACCCCAGCAAGAAGCACAAGCCAAGGATGTTGACCACCGATTTGTCGCTTCGCTTCGACCCCGAGTATGAGAAGATCTCTCGCCGCTTCCTCGAGAACCCAGAGCAGTTCAAGGACGCCTTTGCCCGTGCTTGGTTCAAGCTCCTGCACCGTGATATGGGACCCCGAAGCCGCTGGTTGGGCCCCGAAGTCCCCAAGGAGACTCTCCTTTGGGAGGACCCCATCCCGACTCCTGACCACCCCATCATTGACGGCAGTGACGTCGACAGCCTGAAGAAGGCCATCCTTGCGACCGGTGTTGCTCCTTCCAAGCTTATCCAGACCGCATGGGCTTCTGCCTCGACATTCCGTGGAGGTGACAAGCGTGGTGGAGCCAACGGTGCACGCATCCGACTTGAGCCGCAGAACAAGTGGGAGGTCAACAACCCGCAACAGCTTGCCGAGGTTCTCAAGGCTCTTGAGGGAGTCAAGGCAGACTTCGAGAAGAGTGGCAAGAAGGTCTCAATTGCCGACCTGATTGTTCTTGCCGGTGTTGCTGCCGTCGAGCAGGCTGCTGGTGTTCCCGTTCCATTCACTCCCGGCCGTGGTGATGCCACCCAGGAGCAGACCGACGTTGAGAGCTTCACCCACCTTGAGCCGGCGGCCGATGCGTTCCGCAACTACGGCAAGGGAACTTCTCGAGTTACCACGGAACAGATCATGGTGGACCGCGCCCAGCAGCTCACCCTTACGGCACCGGAGCTGACTGTTCTCGTGGGAGGTCTGCGTGTCCTCGGGGCCAACTACGATGGCTCCAGCCACGGAGTCTGGACCGACAAGCCGGGCAAGCTGACCAACGACTTCTTTGTCACCCTTCTCGACCCCTACACGTCGTGGAAGTCGGTTGACGGCGAGGTCTTTGAGGGTACCAACAGCAAGTCTGGCAAGAAGTTGACTGGCACTCGTGCGGACCTCGTCTTTGGCTCGCATTCTGAGCTCCGTGCCCTCGCCGAGGTCTACGGTAGCGCTGACGGCCAGCAGAAGTTCACCAAGGACTTTGTGGCCGCTTGGGACAAGGTGATGAACCTTGACCGTTTCGACGTGCGCCGGTGAGTTTAGCGGAAACGACCAACACGGTCACTAAGCCGATTAATGTCAAAGCCGGCGTTCCGAATCATTATTTTCGATGAGGTTTTGGACGTGGCTGGTCGTAGTTTCTGCATATCTTAGTAGTTCTTTCTATAACTATGAAGGATGTGCGGGGAGTTGCTGTTACTCTTCGATTGGTAAAAGCTCTAGTTGTCGCTAAAGGTTTACGTTTTAGGGGGATCTACGACGAGACGAGACTGAAATCCAAGTTATAAGTTTTGACGATTAAGCAACGTTTTGAACTTGTGCGATTCTTTGGTGAGGATGCTCTTTTTGTGAATAGAGATATGTCTATTGCCATTGACTTGGCTACTAACAGGCCGTCCAATGTTGCAGGTATATACCGCGACCGAGGACTGAAACTCCCAAGTAATTGTAGCTATAAATCAGAGGGGAGAGCACCTGGtaaatatttatttattcAATCCCACGGATGTCGGGAACACTAAGTAGAGGCGGTCACTTGAGCGTCAGGATAAGTAGCCATATCCCTGTACGGCTATTGGTGCCCTAAGACAACATCGGCTTTTCATAATGGGCCAACTACCTGCAGGACCAAGTGGGTGAACAACGGAGACACGGCATATCTGATTGGACCAAGAAATGAGAGCTTACTGACCTGCGAGCTTGCCTACTTTCCAAGTTGATATGAAGCGCAAGTGTGGATACCATACAACTtgataaggtaggtaggtatgctcATGTCAAGGTAGGACAGCTTCTGCATATATCGAGTAAAGATACGGACATGTTCCATGTCAGGTGATGTCAGAAGACACTGTTTCATGCGGGGTCGGGATGATATGATGTGAGAAAGCACCTTATCAGAGCGATGCTGATATATATGTGTGACATCTCCGCACCGGTGGCGTATGCCTCAGTTGTAGCGACGTCAATAACCTACACAACCATTGTAGGATCCTGACCCTTAACTACTCCGTGCTTCGCATATGCAGACATGGGACTTGTTAACATGGATTTTCGTATACCAATACGCATCGGCTCCTCCACGGAGGCATTGATTGTTCCGACGATCTTGGTATTGGCTGCTTGGATTATACATCGGAGACGCACGGTCGACCCCGGCGCTGGGATAAGGTTTGGCTCAAAGGATAATGCCCCGAGCAACAAGTTGGTTTTTCCGCCTTCGAGGCGATACCTTGTCCACAAATTACTGCCTAACACCCCAACCCAATTCGAAAAAGCTTCGTTTTCGGCCATCGAACTCGGCCCGGAGCTGCTCGCCGCCAAGGCGCTGCCAACATCCCGAGCACCAACCAGCGACGACGAAGAGGCCGGGCTCCTGACGCCGACAGGCTTCACTCTGAAGGATGTCCGAGCCCTAGGCCGTTTTCCGGACTACCCGCTGTTGAGCGGCGTGCCGGATCCTGAGCCTTGTGGCGATGGGTTTGATATTTCCAAGGCTACGTTTCGCCCTTTTCGGCCGTTCAGGTGGGGGTATCACCAGACTATGGGTAAGTCTTGCaaagtaaaaaagaaaacaagaaaaaaaaacagcaatcaCGCATTCTTTTCATCGTCTGGATTCTGTCTGACAGTCTCTAAATGGTTTCGAATCTGTAAAGCT
This DNA window, taken from Pyricularia oryzae 70-15 chromosome 6, whole genome shotgun sequence, encodes the following:
- a CDS encoding catalase-peroxidase 1, whose product is MGECPLRTANVAGGGTRNRDWWPNTLKLNILRQHTEATNPYDPNFDYAEAFKSLDYEGLKKDLRALMTDSQEYWPADFGHYGGLFVRMAWHSAGTYRVMDGRGGGGQGQQRFAPLNSWPDNVSLDKARRLLWPIKQKYGNKISWADLMLLTGNVALEDMGFKTFGFAGGRPDTWEADESTYWGGETTWLGNEVRYSSGNEGHKESGVIDGSESKKGHKDIHTRDLEKPVSAAHMGLIYVNPEGPDGIPDPVAAARDIRTTFSRMAMNDEETVALIAGGHTVGKTHGAAPSDNVGPEPEAAPIENQGLGWSNKHGSGKGPDTITSGLEVIWTKEPAKFTMNYLEYLFKYEWELTKSPAGANQWVAKNAEEFIPDAFDPSKKHKPRMLTTDLSLRFDPEYEKISRRFLENPEQFKDAFARAWFKLLHRDMGPRSRWLGPEVPKETLLWEDPIPTPDHPIIDGSDVDSLKKAILATGVAPSKLIQTAWASASTFRGGDKRGGANGARIRLEPQNKWEVNNPQQLAEVLKALEGVKADFEKSGKKVSIADLIVLAGVAAVEQAAGVPVPFTPGRGDATQEQTDVESFTHLEPAADAFRNYGKGTSRVTTEQIMVDRAQQLTLTAPELTVLVGGLRVLGANYDGSSHGVWTDKPGKLTNDFFVTLLDPYTSWKSVDGEVFEGTNSKSGKKLTGTRADLVFGSHSELRALAEVYGSADGQQKFTKDFVAAWDKVMNLDRFDVRRGIYDETRLKSKL